A window of the Sphaerobacter thermophilus DSM 20745 genome harbors these coding sequences:
- a CDS encoding MDR family MFS transporter: protein MIETSHRAAGTETTQSVDESVDKRRLVFIVIGVLLGMLLGAVDQTVVGTAMPQIIADLHGLQHYAWVFTAYMLASTVSVPIYGKLSDIYGRRGFFLLGMILFLAGSALSGMSQTMTQLILFRGLQGLGAGAMLPIAIAIIGDVFPPSERGKWQGLMGAVFGLASIIGPTLGGWITDNWGWPWVFYVNMPIGAVALLTAGLAIPATTRRRQHRIDYVGATLLVLGTVPLLLAFTWGGETYPWGSVQIIGMLAFATVALVAAFIWESRVEEPIISPGLFKNSVFTVSVLASFLASAGMFGAVMYLPLFIQGVVGNSATNSGVVLTPMMLGFIASSIVGGQLLSRTGKYKVLSIVSFAVGAVGAFLLSQMDTSVSNGVVVRNMVIIGLGIGVSMSLFTIITQNAFPIQKLGEVTASLQFFRSIGGTIGVAVLGTVMTNRYNAVFASNIPAQVREQLTPEQLAALQNPQGLMAPETAGMIQQMFAQFGAQGQEIFAQVMLAIRESLATAITDLFVVTTIALVLATVSCFFLKEIPLRKTNRVEASAEAAQPEEVAEPPAPVGADD from the coding sequence ATGATTGAGACGTCGCACCGGGCAGCGGGCACGGAGACGACGCAGTCGGTCGATGAGTCGGTAGACAAGCGCCGGCTCGTCTTTATCGTCATCGGCGTCCTGCTCGGGATGCTCCTCGGCGCGGTCGATCAGACCGTCGTCGGCACCGCCATGCCGCAGATCATCGCCGACCTCCACGGGTTGCAGCATTATGCCTGGGTCTTCACGGCCTACATGCTGGCCTCGACCGTGAGCGTGCCGATCTACGGCAAGCTGTCCGACATCTACGGCCGCCGGGGGTTCTTCCTCCTCGGGATGATCTTGTTCCTGGCCGGGTCGGCCCTGTCCGGCATGTCCCAGACGATGACGCAGCTCATCCTCTTCCGCGGCCTGCAGGGGCTCGGCGCCGGGGCGATGCTGCCGATCGCCATCGCCATCATCGGTGACGTCTTCCCACCGTCGGAGCGGGGTAAGTGGCAGGGGCTGATGGGCGCCGTCTTCGGCCTCGCGTCGATCATCGGCCCGACCCTGGGTGGCTGGATCACCGACAACTGGGGCTGGCCCTGGGTTTTCTACGTGAACATGCCGATCGGCGCGGTGGCACTGCTGACCGCCGGACTGGCCATCCCGGCCACGACTCGCCGCCGGCAGCACCGCATTGACTATGTCGGTGCTACCTTGTTGGTCCTGGGTACGGTTCCGCTGCTGTTGGCCTTCACGTGGGGTGGCGAAACGTACCCCTGGGGGTCCGTCCAGATCATCGGGATGCTCGCCTTTGCCACGGTGGCGCTGGTGGCGGCGTTCATCTGGGAGAGCCGGGTGGAGGAGCCGATCATCAGCCCGGGGCTGTTCAAGAACAGCGTCTTCACCGTCTCGGTGTTGGCCTCGTTCCTGGCCAGCGCGGGGATGTTCGGCGCCGTGATGTACCTGCCGCTCTTCATCCAGGGGGTGGTCGGCAACAGCGCCACCAACTCCGGCGTGGTGCTGACCCCGATGATGCTCGGCTTCATCGCCAGCAGCATCGTCGGAGGCCAGCTCCTCTCCCGGACCGGTAAGTACAAGGTGCTGTCGATCGTCAGCTTCGCGGTCGGGGCGGTCGGCGCCTTCCTGCTGTCCCAGATGGATACTAGCGTGAGCAACGGCGTCGTCGTCCGCAATATGGTGATCATCGGCCTCGGGATCGGGGTGTCGATGAGCCTGTTCACGATCATCACCCAGAACGCGTTCCCAATTCAGAAGCTGGGCGAGGTGACCGCCAGCCTGCAGTTCTTCCGGTCGATCGGCGGCACCATCGGCGTTGCGGTGCTCGGCACGGTGATGACGAACCGCTACAATGCCGTCTTCGCGAGCAACATCCCGGCGCAGGTCCGGGAGCAACTGACGCCGGAGCAACTCGCAGCCCTGCAGAACCCACAGGGCCTGATGGCGCCGGAGACGGCCGGGATGATCCAGCAGATGTTCGCCCAGTTCGGCGCCCAGGGGCAGGAGATCTTCGCCCAGGTGATGCTCGCCATCCGCGAGAGCCTGGCCACGGCGATCACCGACCTGTTCGTGGTGACAACGATCGCGCTCGTGCTCGCTACGGTGTCCTGCTTCTTCTTGAAGGAGATCCCGCTGCGGAAGACGAACCGCGTGGAGGCGAGCGCCGAGGCCGCCCAGCCGGAGGAGGTCGCGGAGCCGCCCGCTCCGGTGGGGGCGGACGACTAA
- a CDS encoding MarR family winged helix-turn-helix transcriptional regulator, with translation MAESRDNLIDAVLEQYRRFARAMQRASEPFWRELDLTMAQLRTLFTLAHEGSASIGQVAEAQRVSLPTASHLVERLVQAGLATREEDPADRRRMVVRLTPAGEELVNKIRHGGDRQLRGWLGHLSHDDIAALLRGMTALAIAAERHAPPRDCGEGGGRPPPRPARPLAAAQRTSAETEESED, from the coding sequence GCTGGAACAGTACCGCCGCTTCGCGCGGGCTATGCAGCGAGCCAGCGAGCCGTTCTGGCGAGAGCTCGATCTGACCATGGCGCAGTTACGGACGCTCTTCACGCTGGCGCACGAAGGGTCGGCCAGCATCGGTCAGGTCGCGGAGGCACAGCGGGTAAGCCTGCCAACCGCCAGCCACCTCGTCGAGCGTCTCGTTCAGGCCGGCCTCGCCACGCGGGAGGAGGATCCCGCGGACCGGCGCCGCATGGTGGTGCGTCTCACGCCCGCGGGTGAGGAACTGGTGAACAAGATTCGCCACGGCGGGGACCGACAGCTTCGGGGCTGGCTCGGCCACCTCAGCCACGACGACATTGCGGCTCTGCTACGGGGGATGACCGCGCTGGCGATTGCGGCCGAGCGCCACGCCCCACCGCGGGACTGCGGGGAAGGCGGAGGGCGCCCACCACCCAGACCCGCCAGGCCGCTCGCCGCGGCACAGCGGACCTCAGCAGAGACTGAAGAATCGGAAGACTAG
- a CDS encoding ABC transporter permease — protein MATPSIATERRSPRANPSTWGAALNGIITLWYRDVLHFTRDRARIIGSFAQPILFLFIFGTGLSASIGPLGGGGAGQEGVSYVQFIFPGIIAMAVLFTAVFSGIAIVWDREFGFLKEVLVAPLPRWAIAIGKALGGATTAMVQGILMLIFAPFVGVSLSLGNVAGLIPVMFLTAFALSSLGLLIAVSMKSMQGFQLIMNFLMMPLFFLSGALFPLQNLPGWLTAFTRINPVSYGVDAIRHLVLGTGSPAAEQLGLTVLGVRMTPLLDMMVVLAFGMVMIALAVRRFSVQE, from the coding sequence ATGGCGACCCCGAGCATCGCGACCGAGCGGCGGTCACCGCGGGCCAACCCCAGCACCTGGGGCGCTGCCCTCAACGGCATCATCACCCTGTGGTACCGGGATGTGCTCCACTTCACCCGCGACCGAGCCCGGATCATCGGCAGCTTCGCCCAGCCCATCCTCTTCCTGTTCATCTTCGGCACCGGGCTGTCGGCGTCGATCGGCCCGCTCGGCGGGGGAGGCGCCGGGCAGGAGGGCGTCAGCTACGTCCAGTTCATCTTCCCGGGGATCATCGCGATGGCGGTGCTGTTCACCGCTGTCTTCAGCGGCATCGCAATTGTCTGGGATCGCGAGTTCGGCTTCCTGAAGGAGGTGCTGGTGGCGCCGCTGCCCCGCTGGGCGATCGCGATCGGCAAGGCGCTGGGGGGCGCGACGACCGCGATGGTCCAGGGCATCCTGATGCTGATCTTCGCGCCGTTCGTCGGTGTGTCGCTCTCGCTCGGGAATGTGGCGGGATTGATCCCGGTGATGTTCCTCACCGCCTTCGCGCTCAGCTCGCTCGGCCTGCTGATCGCGGTGAGCATGAAGAGCATGCAGGGCTTCCAGCTCATCATGAACTTCCTAATGATGCCGCTGTTTTTCCTGTCCGGCGCGCTCTTCCCGCTCCAGAACCTGCCCGGCTGGCTGACCGCCTTCACCCGGATCAACCCGGTCAGCTACGGCGTGGACGCCATCCGGCACCTGGTGCTCGGGACCGGCTCGCCCGCGGCGGAGCAACTGGGCCTGACCGTCCTCGGTGTGCGCATGACGCCGCTCCTGGACATGATGGTCGTGCTCGCCTTCGGCATGGTCATGATCGCGCTGGCCGTGCGCCGGTTCTCCGTACAGGAGTAG
- a CDS encoding daunorubicin resistance protein DrrA family ABC transporter ATP-binding protein: MAEEIIQVDQLVKRYGDLTAVDGISFTVREGELFGFLGPNGAGKSTTIGVLCTLLRPSSGRVVINGYDVVADPAGVRRSIGIIFQDSSLDIELTAMENLAFHARIYNLPRGSWEPQAERLLRMVDLWERRNDLVKTFSGGMKRRLEIARGLLHQPHVLFLDEPTIGLDPQTRQHIWNYLEQLRAETRITLFLTTHYMDEAERCDRIAIMDHGKIVALDTPDRLKAMVGGDVITLKTRDNDAAAREITAGFGLEPIAFDGVLRLEVPEGESFIPRLVQGLSVPIETISLHRPSLDDVFVRLTGRAMRDEEVTGVDQMRAVMRMHQRR; this comes from the coding sequence ATGGCCGAAGAGATCATCCAGGTCGATCAGTTGGTCAAGCGCTACGGCGACTTGACGGCCGTGGACGGAATCTCCTTCACGGTGAGAGAGGGAGAGCTGTTCGGGTTCCTGGGGCCGAACGGCGCCGGGAAGTCGACGACCATCGGCGTCCTCTGCACGTTGCTCCGGCCCAGCAGCGGGCGCGTCGTGATCAACGGCTACGACGTCGTCGCCGACCCGGCCGGTGTGCGCCGCTCGATCGGCATCATCTTCCAGGACTCCAGCCTCGACATCGAGCTGACCGCCATGGAGAACCTGGCCTTCCACGCGCGGATCTACAACCTCCCGCGCGGGAGTTGGGAGCCACAAGCAGAGCGCCTGCTGCGCATGGTCGATCTCTGGGAGCGGCGCAACGACCTGGTCAAGACCTTCTCCGGCGGCATGAAGCGCCGGCTGGAGATCGCACGCGGCCTGCTCCACCAGCCGCACGTCCTCTTCCTGGACGAGCCGACGATCGGGCTGGACCCACAGACGCGCCAGCATATCTGGAACTATCTGGAGCAGCTCCGCGCCGAGACCCGGATCACCCTGTTCCTGACCACGCACTACATGGACGAGGCCGAGCGCTGCGACCGGATCGCGATCATGGACCACGGCAAGATCGTTGCGCTGGACACCCCCGACCGGCTCAAGGCGATGGTCGGCGGCGACGTGATCACGCTCAAGACCCGCGACAACGACGCGGCAGCCCGGGAGATCACGGCCGGCTTCGGCCTGGAGCCGATCGCGTTCGACGGCGTGCTCCGGTTGGAGGTCCCCGAGGGCGAGTCGTTCATCCCCCGGCTGGTGCAGGGACTCAGCGTGCCGATCGAGACGATCAGCCTGCACCGGCCCAGCCTCGACGATGTCTTCGTCCGCCTCACCGGCCGGGCCATGCGTGACGAAGAGGTGACCGGCGTCGATCAGATGCGCGCGGTGATGCGCATGCATCAGAGGAGATGA